In Streptomyces sclerotialus, the DNA window CGTCCGGTGATACCGCAACCGGTCGCCAACAGCCGCGGGCCCCGCAGCGTGCCTGCGGCGATTCTGGCCCGGGTGTCCAGGATTCCGTCCGTGGGATCGCCCACCGACTTGATGGTGGTGACCCCGTGGTCGAGGAACAGCCCGAGCCTTCCGGGAAGCTCGTTCTCCTCGAAGGTCCGCATCGAATCGGGATCGGAGACCGCGCGCACGTCGTAGAAGTGGACATGAGTGTCGATCAGTCCCGGGATGACCCATCCTCCGGCCGCATCCACCTCCTGTCTGCCTCTGAGCGGCTCGGCCGAGACGGAAGCGATCTCTGCGCCGTCGATGGCGACGTCGTACAGACCGGTGAGCGCCTGGCGGCCGTCGAAGACACGTGCGCGACGGATCACGAGGTCGTAGGTCGCAGGACTGCGAGCCTCGGCGCTCGCGATCGCTTCGGCTTTCTGCTGCATCGCTTGCATCGCTCTCACTCCTGGCACGTTGTGAGTAGGTGGTCGAGTCCGGGTGCATGCAGAGGGATCGTGCGGCCGCTGACATCGGGAGCCGGAGGCCCTGAAGTCCCACACCCCGGAACGAACTGCAACTGCACTAGTTACAGTCAGGGGTGCGTCATGACGCGGGGCGTGTATGCGTCACGGCTGAATCAGCGGTCCCTCGCTTCGTTGTCGAGTGGTCCTTCGCTTCGTTGTGGAGTGGTCCCTCACTTCGTTGTCGAAGGCCAGTATCTGCTGCAGCAGGGCGGCGATCGTCGTCCGGCCGAGCTGTTCCTCCAGAGCCCGCTCCGCGTTCTGGAACTCGACGTCGAGCAGATCGCCGATGTTGCGGCCGATCACGCATGCCCCACTGGGTGGATGGGGGTGCCTCGAGAAGATCCGCGCCCCTTCCACGGCGGCGTACGCGTCATAAAGCGTGATGTCCCGCGGGTTGCGGGCAAGGGACCAGCCACCGCCCCGCCCCTCGGCGGACCGCACCAGGTGAGCGTCTCGCAAGCGGCCGAGGATGCGCCGCACGAGAACGGGATTGCTTTCGAGACTGTCCGCGATCTCCGCTGAAGTCAGCGAGCCTCCACGCCGGTGCGCCAGCATCGCAAGCGCGTGAATCGCGACCGTGCTCCTGCTGCTGAGCCCCGCCATCTCCGGCTCCTGTCGCCGCGGACTAACTGTCACCAAGCTAGTTGCAGTTAATTCGACGGTCAACCGAGTTGTCCGGGGCCTCGGCCCTGAGCAGGTCGGACGCGAGGCGACCGATGGCCTGGACAGGGTTGGCGCTGCGGGGTCTGGACAGGGGGGGGCGCTGCGGGGGGAGCCTCATGGCTCGTCGCCTTCATGGCCCGACGCCTCCGGGGTATTGCCGCTGGGATGTCTGGAGTCAACGCCCGCTTGCGTCGACGCGTCGGCGACCGGTCGCGCTCCGCCGTCGCCGGTGATGAACGGGAATGCGGCATGTGGTGCTCGTACAAGCGCAGGCTGTTCGCGTCGCAGCCGCACGGGTCGCGTAGCGTCAGGGCCGATGCTCATCGAACCGTGGAAAGCTTCCTTACTCCGGCGGGGGCTTCACTGATCGTTTCAGAAGGCGCTGCGCAGCCATCGGAAGCAGGTGATGGTTCAGGCGAGTTGGAGGAGTTCCTGGCGCAGGTCGGCGGGTATCTCGTAGCGGATGTGCAGGCGCTTGGACTGCTGCAGCCGCGCACGAGGTCCGGTCACGCCCGCAACCCGTCCACCGCCGCATCGATCGCTGCCAGGGCCGAGGCTCTGTCGAGCCCCGCCCTCGATACGAGCGAGAGCCCTTGGACCAGATAGAGCAGCATCTGGGCCTGGGCCGCGGGGTGGGCCTTGTCCGTGACCTCTCCGGCAGCCTGAGCGCGGCCGAGCGCGTCGGTGGCGATCTCGGTGAACCGGCGGTACGAGCGCGTGACGATCTCCGTGGCTTCGCTGTCCTGGGGGACGAGTTCGGCGGTCGTGTTGCCGACCAGGCAGCCCTGCGGCACGCCCACGTCGGAGATCAGTTCGTCCAGCCGCGCGGGATGGGTCAGGATCTTGCGCAGGGCAGGCAGGAGCGGACTGGTGTCGAGCGTGGCGATCAGGTGCCGCTCGTACACCTCCCAGTAGAGCCTGACGGCTTCGAGGTAGAAGCGGCGCTTGTCGCCGAATGCGCCGTAGAGACTGCCGCGCTCGACCGCCAGCGCGTCGACCAGGTCCTGGATCGACGTCGCCCCGTATCCCCGGGACCAGAACAGTCTGAGTGCGCGCTCCAGCGTCTGTTCCTTGTCGAACTCGCGGGGGCGTCCGGTTCGTGCCACGCGCTCGATGCTACGACTTCTTGACTTGGCGTTCAAGAAGTCGTAGCTTCCGTTGCATCACTTCTTGAACAGATGCACAGAAGTCAGTCGCTCACCGGCCGGCACGAAGGGCGAAGCAATGGAATGTGCAGGCAAGCAAGAATGTGCAGGCAAGACGGCACTCGTCACCGGATCCGGCGCGATCGGCGGACTCGGGCACGCGACGGCCAAGGTGCTGGCCGCGGGCGGCGCCGACCTGGCCCTGACCGGCACCGGTCCGAAGCGCGGTGCCCAGGTCGTAAAAGGCTTCCGCGCAGTCGGTGGCGAGTCCGCCGGGACGGTGCGTTTCGTCGCTGCCGATGTGTCCGATTCGGCGGGCGTGCGACAGCTGGCCGCGGCTGCCGAAGCCGTCGACATCTTGCTCAACAACGCGAGCGTCATGACGTTCTCCCCGGCCACCGGGCAGGATTTCGCGAGTTACGACGCCACCTTCGCGGTCAATGTGCGTGCCCCGTCCTGCTCACCGCTCTGCTCGCGGAGAAGATGGCCGCGGGCGGTGGCAGCATCGTCAACGTCCAATCCACCGCGGCCGGTCTCGGCATGCCGGGCATGACCGTCTACGGCGCGACCAAGGCGGTGCTCGAATCGCTGACCCGCACCTGGGCGGCGGAATTCGCCGAGTCGAACGTGCGGGTCAGCGCCGTCGCTCCGGGCCCGATGCGCACCTCGAAGGTGGTCGCGGCGGTGGGACCGGACATCGGTGGTATGAGCCTGGCCGCCGCACTCGAGCGCATCTCCGACCCGGCCGAGGTGCCGCACGTGATCGCGTTTGTCGTCAGTGGCCGGGCCAGTTGCATGACAGGGGCGATCGTGGCCGCTGACGGTGGCCGCACCGCAATCCGAGGAGATCCGAGGAGGGACAGAACCATGGATCGTCTTACGGGAAAGCACGCGCTGATCACAGGGGGGACGAGCGGCATCGGCCTCGAAACGGCCCGCGAGTTCCTCGCCGAGGGAGCGACTGTCGCCATCACCGGCCGCTCTCAGGAAAAGCTGGACGAGGCGGCCCGGCAATTGGACGGCCCGCTGCTGACCATCGCCAGTGACGCCGGCGACGTACCCGGCCAGGCGGCGCTCGCGGCGCGGCTCCAGGAGGAATGGCCGAAGCTCGACATCCTGATGAGCAACGCCGCCGACGTCACCCACCTCCCGATCGAGGCATGGACCGAGGAGGCGTTCGACAGGCTCCTCGCGACCAATCTTAAGTCGCCGTTCTTCCTGATCAGGGACCTGTTACCGCTTTTCTCCCAGCAGTCCTCGGTCATCCTCGTCGGCTCGGTCTCCGCGTACATCGGACACGAGAACGCGACGGTCTACGGCGCGGCCAAGGCGGGCCTGCTCTCCTACACGCGCGGGCTGACCCATGAACTGAAGGACCGAGGGATCCGCGTCAACGGACTGAGCCCGGGCCCGACGATCACCAACGCGTTCGCGCCCCTCGGCCCCGAGCGCCAGGCCGCCCTCTACGAGGAACTCCGGCGGACCGTGCCTCTCCATCGCCTGGGAACCGCCACCGAACTGGCGAAGGCAGCGGTCTATCTCGCCTCGGACGAATCCGCCTACACCGCAGGGACCGTGCTGCGCGTTGACGGGGGCATCGGGCAGCTCGCGTACTAGGCGGTTTCATGTTGGATCAGCGTGCGGACCAGAGGAAGACGCCTGCGACGTAGAGTCCGCCAGGTAGCCGACTGGGTGGCACCAAGCTGCGCTGGGAGCTGACCGCCGACCGCACCGAACGGGACACCCTGCGCCAGTAGGCTCTGAAGTCCCAGCTCTGACACCAGCCGCAGGGTAGTGGGGGGCGGGCTCGCCTTGGTGGCGGTCTGCTCGTGGTGTTCGGGGAGCGTCCGCATGACGGGTGACGGGTGACGGGTGATGGGTGACGGGGCCGGACATGGCGGCGAGCGCGGTGAGCACGATGCCGGACGGGTGGTGCGGACCCTTCAGCTCCTCGGCGAGGAAGTCCAGCCCGACATCACTCGCCGTCAGCTCCTGGGCGAGCAGGGCGAGCATGGCGAGTTCGATCCCGCAGCCGGGTCGCTTGTGCTCGTGGACGGCGAGGGTCACGGCGACGCCGCAGGAGCGGATCTCCCGGCGAGCTTCGCAGCGGCCTCCAGCTCCGGGCGGCTGTCGGCGTCGGCACCTGGGAAACAGGCGGCGGCGAAGCCGATCTATCGCCGTTGGTCTCCACGTTCCGTCGGCTGGTCAGCGATGGGGCCGGAGTCGGGCCGGCGCCGGGTGGCGTGGAGGGAACCGAGCAGATTGAGGGACTGGGCGCTGGGGCTGCCTGGTTCGGCGTGGTAGATGACGAGCTGCTGGCCGGGCGTCTCGCGTACGTCGAATGCTTGGTAGGTGAGGGTGAGCGGGCCGACCTCTGGGTGGAGGAAGTGTTTGGCGTCCTGGGTCTTGCCTCGCACGGTGTGGGACTGCCAGAGGCGGGTGAAGTCCGCGCTGTGCTCGATGAGGGTGCGGACGAGTTCGCGCAGCCGTGGATTGTCCGGGTCGAATCCGGTTGCCTCGCGAAGGTTGGCGACGGTGGCCTGTGCTGCCCGGTCCCAGTCCGTGTAGAAGGTGCGGCCCGCGGGGTCGAGGAAGGTCATGCGGGCCAAGTTGTCCGCCGGCTCGAACGGGGCGTAGAGGGCATCGGCCAAGGCGTTGACGGCGAGGAGGTCCAGGGTCCGGCTCATGACGAACGCTGGAGTGTTCGGGTAGCCGTCCATCAGCTGTCGCAGTGCCGGGCTGACCCGCTCGGCGGCGTGGACGGAGGGCCGTTCGCCTGGCGTGGCCCCGGCCAGCCGGTACAGGTGCGCGCGGGCGTCCGCGTCGAGGCGCAGCGCGCGGCTGAGCGCGTCGACCACCTGGGGTGAGGGGTTGCGTTCGCGGCCTTGTTCGAGGCGGGTGTAGTAGTCGGCGTTCACGCCGGCCAGGACGGCGACCTCCTCGCGGCGCAGGCCGGCGACTCGGCGGGCTCCGTAGCTGGTCATGCCGACGTCCTGCGGCTGCAGGCCGGCGCGGCGTGCGCGCAGGAAGTCTCCCAGGTGGTTGTCGTCCATGTGGTCAGGCTAGGCGGCGGCCCGGTGTGCTGCCTGGGTGTGGCACACCCAGGCAGCACGCGCCCTGGTCGGTGGCCGCTGACCTGCCCAGACTCGGTGGAGCGGGAGGGACCGCACCGTTCGAGGAGAGGAGTTTGCCGTGGCCGGGACCGTGGAGAGCGACCACGTCGACGTGGTCGGAACGGTCGGCGTGGTCGGAACGTGGGTGACCGCGGACGGGCACATCCGTCAGGAGCTACTGCGGGACGGCCGCTACGAAGAGGCCCGCGGCGAGCGGCGCAGCGCGTACACCGGCCGGTACACGGTGACCGGCAGCCACCTGGACTACGTCGACGACACCGGGTTCACCGCCACCGACGACATCCGGGACGGAGTGCTTTATCACGAGCACCTCGTGCTCTACCGGGAGCAGAAGTCGTCGTAGAGGAGGCCGGGCCGCGGCCGCCCTGGTCACCGGGGCGAAGCCGCCGTCGGCGGACCAAGAAGCCCGGCACAGCAGTCAGCCAGTCAGCCAGTCAGCATCAATGAGAACCAAGGATCACATCCATGACAGGACAACGACTTGACGGCAAGGTCGCGCTGATCACGGGCGCGACCGGCGGCCTCGGCACAGCGACCGCCGAACTCTTCGCCCGCGAAGGCGCCCGGCTGGTGGTCACCGATGTCGCCGAAGGCCCTGCGGGACCTGTCCCAGCGGATCGGGGCACGCGGCGCAGAGGTCGTCGCTGCCCGCCTCGATGTCTCCTCCGCGCGGGAGTGGGACGAAGTGATCACCGTCGTACGCGACCGGTTCGGAACGCTGGACGTGCTCGTGAATCTCGCCGGCATCCTGGACTGGCCAGGTGTCGAGGACACGCGGGAAGAGGCGTGGGACCGCGTCATCGACGTGAACCAGAAGGGCACCTGGCTCGGCATGAAGGCGGCGATGCCGCTCCTGCGTGCGAGCGGCAACGCCTCGGTGATCAATACCTCGTCCGTACTCGGCCTGGTGGGAAGCGGCGCGGCTGCGGCCTACCAGGCGTCCAAGGGGGCCGTGCGCCTGCTGAGCAAGACCGCCGCGGTCGAGTACGCCCGGCAGGGAGTACGGGTCAACTCGGTGCATCCCGGGGTGATCGCCACGCCGATGATCCAGGACCTCCTGGACGACCAGGGCGACCGGCAGCCGGACATCCGGCGCACCCCCATGCGCCGAGCCGGCCGCGCCGACGAGGTTGCCTCCGCGATCCTCTTCCTGGCCTGCGACGACTCCTCGTTCGTCACCGGCTCGGAGCTGGTGGTCGACGG includes these proteins:
- a CDS encoding Rrf2 family transcriptional regulator; amino-acid sequence: MAGLSSRSTVAIHALAMLAHRRGGSLTSAEIADSLESNPVLVRRILGRLRDAHLVRSAEGRGGGWSLARNPRDITLYDAYAAVEGARIFSRHPHPPSGACVIGRNIGDLLDVEFQNAERALEEQLGRTTIAALLQQILAFDNEVRDHSTTKRRTTRQRSEGPLIQP
- a CDS encoding TetR/AcrR family transcriptional regulator, translated to MARTGRPREFDKEQTLERALRLFWSRGYGATSIQDLVDALAVERGSLYGAFGDKRRFYLEAVRLYWEVYERHLIATLDTSPLLPALRKILTHPARLDELISDVGVPQGCLVGNTTAELVPQDSEATEIVTRSYRRFTEIATDALGRAQAAGEVTDKAHPAAQAQMLLYLVQGLSLVSRAGLDRASALAAIDAAVDGLRA
- a CDS encoding SDR family oxidoreductase yields the protein MDRLTGKHALITGGTSGIGLETAREFLAEGATVAITGRSQEKLDEAARQLDGPLLTIASDAGDVPGQAALAARLQEEWPKLDILMSNAADVTHLPIEAWTEEAFDRLLATNLKSPFFLIRDLLPLFSQQSSVILVGSVSAYIGHENATVYGAAKAGLLSYTRGLTHELKDRGIRVNGLSPGPTITNAFAPLGPERQAALYEELRRTVPLHRLGTATELAKAAVYLASDESAYTAGTVLRVDGGIGQLAY
- a CDS encoding helix-turn-helix transcriptional regulator, with the translated sequence MDDNHLGDFLRARRAGLQPQDVGMTSYGARRVAGLRREEVAVLAGVNADYYTRLEQGRERNPSPQVVDALSRALRLDADARAHLYRLAGATPGERPSVHAAERVSPALRQLMDGYPNTPAFVMSRTLDLLAVNALADALYAPFEPADNLARMTFLDPAGRTFYTDWDRAAQATVANLREATGFDPDNPRLRELVRTLIEHSADFTRLWQSHTVRGKTQDAKHFLHPEVGPLTLTYQAFDVRETPGQQLVIYHAEPGSPSAQSLNLLGSLHATRRRPDSGPIADQPTERGDQRR
- a CDS encoding Atu4866 domain-containing protein yields the protein MAGTVESDHVDVVGTVGVVGTWVTADGHIRQELLRDGRYEEARGERRSAYTGRYTVTGSHLDYVDDTGFTATDDIRDGVLYHEHLVLYREQKSS